GGAATAATCTGAAAGAAATACATGAGTTGTCCGTTTCAAAAAGTGTCCTTCTCAAGAAATCTACTCCTCTGGAACAAATACACGAGTATAGTGAAGAAGAAATCCGTAAGATACCGGCAGATGGTAATTTTACCGTTCCGGTATCTTATTTTTCGGATTCTACATCTACAATCAGCTTCTTAATATTGAAATTTAATGCCTCAAAACAAGGAAAGGTGAATCCGGAACTACTCAGAGGAAGTCAGATCAACGTGAGGGGGGCAATTAAAAAATCGTTTGACTTTGATAATGAAGGTCCTCAGTAAGTTTCAGTCTTCAGGGATATGTCTTAATTTCCTGCCAAAGCATGTAGCCGCTGGAAGTTTTTCCTGAAGTGTTTGTATAATTAATGAATACCCATTTATCATCTATTATATTCTCAAGATCGATATGTACCTTGTCACCTTTTAGGAGATAAGTCTGAAGGCGGGAATTACTTTTGGTCACTTTATAAAAGTAAGCTTTATCTGTTTTGATCAGGTAATCTCCAGGTATTTGAGTTGTTATTTTCTGATAATTACCTTTAAAATCTTCCGGCAGATTTTCAGCAATACAATCATAAAAAACTGCGTTCAGGCTGTTCTTTTCGAAGTCAAGTTTTATTTTGCAAGAACTTTGCTCCTGTGAGGTCAGCAGGCATACATTATTTTTCAATGTACCCTGACCACTAAATGTGCCGTGTGTACCCGACGGAGTATTCCACCACGCAAATACATCTCCTGTTATTTGCGAATTATTCTTGCGGACTGCTATTGTACAGGATGCCCCGTTTTTATTGCTGAGACGATACACACCAGTCTGAGCGTCTACGGGTATCAGAATAAAACTCAAAAGGAAACTGATCAAAGTCTTCATTGTACATAATAACATTTGCAATGAAATTTTGTTCCGGAAAGAAAGAAAAAACAGATTACGGGTTGTATGAATTTAATTTATATTTTTATACCCGTACAACTAAAATATAACACATGGCATCAGGTATTTTTGCGATTTTGGATGATATAGCTGCTTTAATGGACGATGTAGCAGTAACCAGTAAAATAGCTACACAAAAAACTGCAGGAATATTAGGAGATGATCTGGCTGTCAACGCAGAAAAAGCGACAGGGTTTCTATCTTCACGCGAATTGCCCGTACTATGGGCAATCACAAAGGGATCCTTTATCAATAAACTCATAATAGTTCCCATTGCTTTGCTTCTTAATGTGTTTTTTCCGGTAGCGATTAAGTTTATACTAGTTTTGGGCGGATTTTATCTGGCTTATGAAGGAGTAGAAAAAATTATTGAATACTTTTTTCATCGTTCCAAAAAAGGCCATGAAGTCATTGAAGAAAGGCAGGAGAATAATGGGGATTTTGAAAAAGCTAAAATAAAATCTGCAGTTACAACAGATTTTATTCTTTCCGTAGAGATTGTCATTATAGCCTTGGGTACAGTATTGGACAGAAGTCTGACACTGCAGATTATAACTGTTTCTGTTGTTGCTATTCTGGCTACAGTCGGGGTATATGGTATCGTTGCACTGATTGTGAGAATGGATGATGCCGGTTATAAACTCATCAAACATTCTAACAATAAAGGTTTCTTGTCCAAAGTAGGCCAGTTGCTGGTGAGTTCACTTCCGATTATTATCAAATGTCTTGCTGTAGTAGGTACGGTAGCCTTAATCCTAGTATCAGGTGGGATTTTTGTTCATAATATAGACTATTTACATCATATAGCTCCGAATGTTCCATCCATTGTAAAAGAAGTATCAATCGGATTGATAGCAGGGCTTCTCGTAGTGGCTTTAGTGACAGCCAGCAAAAAATTGTTCGGTATGTTCCGTACAGCGGATTAGTCTTTTAGCAAAGCTGCTTTCTTCCTCAAAAGCTGGTGCAGGCGTGCCGCTTGTACCAAGATAGAAATGGATTTACCCCGTTTGTACCAAGATAAGACTTTCTTTAAAGATGAAATGTGATTTACTTTATTTTGACTGGTAAAGAGTGCCATTCATGCTCAATATTTTCCATTAAGATTGCATTGTCAAAACGAATACTGTTTTCTGGAAATATGCTCTGATTTTCAAAAAAGCTGGACGATACCTGTCCTACTGTAAGAGGTGTTACCTTCCATTGATACGTGTGAAGCCGTAATCCGTCAAAACCTTTCCCATTGGGAGAATATCCATCACATCCCTTTTCAAAAAAATCAGCAACTTCATCCAGTGTACCGAATATCGACTCTTTAGTAAAAGCAGACGCAATTTCTGCGGAGATAGATACAGAGGTCTGATCTGAACTTAAGATGTCAATATGATAAGCGTGCAGGTTTTCTTTAACTTCAAACGTTGCAAGGTGATGTTTTCCCGGAAATATTCTCCCACCTGCTATCGAATTAATCCTTGAAGAAGTGTCCCGTCTGGGGATATATACTCCTTCTTTAATAATATCTCCTTCATCCCATTCGACAGCAATTCTATGTGCAGCATTTTCGGATCCTATGCCTAAAATATCAGGGAGTCCTTTTGGTTTTATATGTTTTAATCGAATCAGACATATACCCACAATCGCTTTTCCTTTATAAAGTTTGGGTCTGAATGGGGTTGGTAAGATACCTGATATAATTTCAGGATCTGCAGTATAATTGATAAGCAATCTTCTTTCAATATAGCCGTGTATGACAGGTATTTTCATAGTGCAATCGTATTAGAGATTATATTCCTGCTCCGCTTTCACCAATTGATCAATATCACTAGCACAGATGTAAGATTTCAGTGCTTCAAACTTTTCTTCCGGCCAGGAGTACAATTGCATATCTAATAGTTTTGCTATTGTTTCTTCCGGAAACCTGTAACCGATCAGTTTTGCAGGATTTCCTCCGACAATGCTATAGGGCGCTACGTCTTTAGTAACAATAGCTCCTGCGGCCACAATAGCGCCTTCACCAATACGAATACCCGGCATGATGACCGATCGTATGCCCAGCCACGCTCCGTCACAGATATGTGTATCTCCTTTTGTTTTATATGATGTTTCCAATGTTTCGACAAAAGGATATAAGCTAAACCAATCCGAACGGTGAGTATTATTACCACCCATCAGGATAATGACTTCCGCTCCGATGCATACGTAATTACCGATATAGAGCTGATCAATTTTCCACTGTGGTTCCCAGGTTTTTAGACTGTAGGTATCTCCATAGAGATAACGCACGACAGATTCTTCAAAAGATCCTGTCCATGCAGCACTGTAATAACTTTTCGTGCCTTTTATATGAATATTGGTATTGGTCACGGTTTCATGCAGATATTCGACTATTGACCAATGTTTTTGTTTCCCTTCTTTCATGCTATAGTATTCAGATCAACCACGAATATACCCTTTATTCACGGTTTAGGAAGTGAAAAGCAGATGTGAATAACAGAATATTATTTTTATTAAGGAGCCGATTAAAGTATATAATTGTAAAATTACAGGCTAAACTTTGTTTGTTTTGATATAATTTAATCTTTTAAGGGTTGATGTTGATTGATTTTAAACAATTGTCTATTTTTGTTTTGATTATGTCAACAGGGAAAAGGTCAGATGAAAATAAATCACGGGATACGTATCGTGCAAAGGAAGAAGAACCTTTGCGATTGTTGTTCAATGATGTTTTCTATACCTATGAAAAGGCCCTTTTCAGATTATCGTTAAATACCTGTAAAGACGAACATGTTGCACATGATATTGTGCATGATGTATTTCTGAAACTCTGGGAAATCCGGCAACAGCTCCACGAAATCAAATCTATAGAATCCTTTCTGTTTACGATGACTCGTAATAAAATTATGGATCATCTCCGTAAAGTGGCATCTGATGCAAGGTTAAGGCAGGCTATCTGGGAATCTATGCAGAATATAGTTGATAATCAGCCCCCTCCGGTAGAATACAAAGAATACAAGGAAATTCTACGTAAGGCTGTGGATAATCTTCCGGAACAACGTAAAGCCATTTATCTGATGCGGGATGAAGGATATAATTATCAGGAAATCGCAGATGAATTTGATATTTCCAGGCATACGGTGAAAAATCAGATATCAGCCGCTATGAAATCCATTCGCAAAGTTTTTTCTAATTTCCTTTCTTTCTGAAAAATTATTTTCCTGTTTTACAGCGTGTTGTGATTTTATTGGAGAAAAATTAATTCTTCGGATAGGACACAGACAGGCTTGCTCCGTCTTTATTTAGAGACACCCCATATGAAGACACGTATTCGTTATTTGCTGCGCCGTTATTTTTATAATCATGCTACCCATCAGGAACTTGTTGAGTTTTTTGATATTGTTCGTAGTGCGCAATATGATGACGAATTATCGATATTACTTAAAGAATTATATGAGGAGCTGAAGCGTGAAGATCCTTCTCTCACTTTTGTTGATGCGGAGGGTAATCTTATGGAACTTCCGGATAGGGACAGAGTCCAATCCACAACGGATAAAGTATCTGGTGTATCTTCTATTAAAAGGTGGATGGTTGGTCTGTCGGCAGCTCTTGTTGTCTTGTTTTTCTCCTGGGGAGTTTACCGGATATGGGGACATAGAGAAAGCGAAAAGCACGGGGAATATGTACAGGTTATCAAAGAAGCTGCAAATGATGAGAATAAAGTACTTCATCTGGCAGATGGTACTACAGTCTGGCTGAACGGATCATCGCGTCTGGAATATCCTCAAAATTTTGAGAAAGGTAAACCCAGAGAAGTTACCCTTATCGGCGAAGCCTATTTTGAAGTTCATAAAGCTGCTGACTGGCCATTTATTGTACATACCGGCACCATCAGTACAACAGTAGTTGGAACGGAATTTAATGTAAAAGCATATCCTGGAATGAAGGATGTCATGGTAGCAGTTAAAAATGGCAAAGTAAAAGTCAGTAAGAATGATAAATTACTTGCTGTATTGCAGAAAGATCAGGAATTAAGAGTGCCTGTCATAGCACCAGTACAGCAAATGGAAGAACATATCCTCACAGATAAGATGGCGGGTAACTGGAAAGACGGTTATCTGGAATACGAAGACGAAAGCATAGCATCTGTGCTTCTTGATTTGCAGCGCATCTATCAGATCGAAATAATATTAGAGAAAAAGGAAATTGCAGACAAAGCTGTGACGTTATCCGTACGAAAAGATAGTGGCTCTTTGCAAGTGTTGGAGATCCTGTGTGCGCTCACAGAGAGCCGTTTGAAAACAGATAAAACAAACTATATCATTTATTAACACCTAAATAAAAACAGCTTATGAAATAGAAAGACCTATAATGAAATTAAGCCATCCCGGCTGGTCCCCGAAGATGGCTCATGGATTCAATAAACAAGTTACGTCATACTAAATCGTTATCAAAATTATGCATTTAATTCCAAAAGAGTGCAATGGGAGATTATTAATGAAAATATCCTTACTAGCCCTTATACTGACATGTGTCACGACCTTCGCAGCTTATAGCTCCAACGCCCAAAACCTAAGGGATGTAAAAGCTTCTCTGCCGTCGGAGACACTTAAACTAAAGGATGCACTTCGTCAGCTGGAGAAGCAGACGAAAATCAGATTTACCTATATGAGCAGTGATGTCAACCAAAAAACTGTTCAGACAAATGGTAAGCGTACCAATCTGGCAGATATCCTGGATGACCTGTTGCAAAACACAGATTTACAATATCAGGTGATCAACCAAACCATCATTATTAAAAAAGAAAATTCCGAAAGGAACAGCGCTGAAAAAATTACAGCGGGCAATCAACAGCAACCTGTAAAAGGACATATTCTCGACGAAAAGGGTAATAAACTGGCCGGAGTTACAGTGCGATTGAAAGGAACTAATCTGGTGACATCAACCAACGGAAATGGTTACTTTGAATTTTCAGGAGCATCTTCCACCCAACCCGTCCTTATTGTGTCTTATGTCGGATATCAGTTACTTGAGCAAGCCTATACTTCTTCATCTGCTGAAGGAATAGAACTTCGTCTTCAACCTGATCTGGGTAATCTGGATGAAGTAACAGTCATCGGTTATGGTACTACAAGTAAGCGCGTAAGTACCGGATCTACAGCAGGTATTTCCAGTGATATTATACAACGTGCACCGGTAAACAATCCTTTAGAAGCTTTACAGGGGCGTATTGCAGGTCTTGAAGTCAACAGTTCCAATGGATTGCCCGGAGCCTCCTTTAATGTGAGATTAAGAGGTATTAATTCCCTGAATGAAAATGCGAATGCTCCCCTTTATATTGTGGATGGTGTGCCGTATTTTTCTGAATCCTTAAATGTATTCACCGGAGATAACGGTTCACAAAGTCCGCTTGCAGCTATTAATCCTGCTGATATCGAACGGATTGATGTGCTCAAAGATGCGGATGCAACTGCAATATACGGATCAAGAGGAGCGAATGGAGTCATTCTGATTACCACAAAAAAAGGACAGACAGGTAAAACGCAGGTGAGTTTTAATGCTTACACTGGTGCAGGCAAAGTATCCAATAATCTGGAAATGTTAAGTACTGCTGAATACCTGGAATTGCGCCGGGAAGCTTTTGCCAATTCCGGTGGAACTCCCGACCCTGAAACTCCGGATCTGTTCCAATGGAATCAGACTGAAGATCAGAACTGGCAAAAGCTGCTAATGGGAAATACAGGTAAACTTACGGAAGCTAATTTTTCGGCTTCAGGAGGATCTGAGCTGACTACTTTCCTGATGAGTGGAACATTTAGAAATGAAACTACTGTACAGCCCGGAAATAATGGATATAAGAAAGGAGCCGGAATGTTGTCGATCAATCACAGGTCGAGTGATAATAAGTTTTCTATATCTGCAACAGCTAATTACACAGGCGATTTGAACGATGCATTGGCTACCGACATAAGTCAGTATTTTAACCTGTCCCCAAATTTGCCAATTTATGATGATGGAGGTGATTATTACTGGTATGGAAATATACAGAATCCATATGCTTTTCTGGATCGTAAATCAGAATCCCGTAATAAAGCTTTGTTGTCCAGCGGAACCATACGGTACAGCCCGTTGAAAGGATTGAATCTTTCTGCTACGGTTGGTTATAATCATACCGCATTGAATCAGTTGCAAATGTACCCTAAAAGAAGTTTTAATCCGCAAAACTCTACCGTAAGCATGTCCTATTTTGGTAACAGCAGCATCTCTTCGTACAGCATAGAACCACAGGCCAGCTACACGTACCAACTCGGAAAGGGGACTTTTGATGTTCTGGCAGGTACTACATGGCAGCAAAGTGTACGGGATGGTCAGTTTTTACAGGCAGAAGATTTTACTTCAGACTCACAACTGGATAATATCAATGCAGCTGTGACAATCCGACCACGTACATTCAATTATTCCAAATACAGATATCAGGCCGCTTTCGCACGTGCTACCTATAACTATAATAACAAATACATACTGAATGCAACCTTCCGTCGTGATGGCTCATCCCGATTTGGTCCGGACAAACGTGTAGGTAATTTTGGGTCTGTAGGCGCTGCATGGGTATTTACAGAAGAAAATTGGTTTAAGGAAGCCGTTCCGTTTATGAATTTCGGAAAGTTACGCGGAAGTTACGGTTCCACAGGTAATGATCAGATTGGAGATTATGGATTTATGGATAGCTGGAGTTATCTGAATTATCCATATGGAGGAGTAGCTGGTTTGTATCCTACACGTGTTGCCAATCCTACATACAGCTGGGAAAGAAACCGTAAGTTGGAAGGCGGACTGGAACTTGCTTTCTGGAACAGCCGGCTGACCCTGAATATCAATCACTATTACAATAAATCGGACAATCAGCTTATCAGTTCAACATTGTCTCCACAAACCGGGTTTTCCGGATATACGGCTAATATGCCTGGTATTGTTGAAAACAGAGGCTGGGAGTTTGAAATTGGTTCTACCAATTACAGAACGGATGATTTTGAATGGAAAACAAATGCCAACCTGACAATCTCACGCAATAAACTGGTCGCTTATCCCGGACTTGTAGGGTCAGGGGAGGAAGGCCGATTTGCCATTGGTCAGCCCCTGGATATTGTATTCGGTTTTCAGTTTACAGGTGTAGATCCACAGACAGGTCTTGCACAGTTTGCGGATCTGAATGGAGATGGAAAAGTTGATAATAATCTTGGAGACCAATATGTATTGGGGACACATCTTCCTAAGTTTTTCGGTGGATTGAGTAACAGTTTCCGGTATAAAAACCTGGATGTAAGTTTTCTGCTCCAATTTGTAAAACAAGAAGGAGAGATGCTGAATTTCGGATATATGTCGCCTGCGAGTCTGGGATCATTGGCCAATTTTGACAAATCCGCGTTGCGACGTTGGAGAAATCAGGGCGATGTAACAGATATTCCACGAGCTGCAGCTTTAGCAACAGATGACGGTTATAAGACATACAATACCTTTTACAGACATTCCGACGCACAATGGGGAGATGCTTCTTTCATCCGCTTAAAGAATGTAATGGTCAGTTATGATTTTACTTCGTTGCTATCAGTACTTAAGACACAGCGCATCAGTTTGTATGCACAGGGGCAGAATCTGTTTACTATCACTGGATATGATGGTTTTGATCCCGAGACAAGAGGTTACGTAGTACCTCCATTGAAATATTATACTTTAGGCATTCGTTTCACTTATTAATTACGACCATGAGATCATATCTATATATATTTATTGGCTTTATTATCTGTAGTCTTACTGCTTGTGAAAGCTATTTGGACGCAGGTCCTCCTAAAGATCAGATGCCTTCTGAACTGGCTTTTTCTGACGATAAGACGGCTACAGCGTCTGTGACAGGCGTATTTTCCCGCATGAATCAGTTGAATTATCAATTTGCCAATGTACTATCAATGATACTGCCTGCAATGTCAGCAGATGAATTTGTCTATGCAGTAGCTTCAGCACCATATGATGAATTTAAAAATAATGCTGTACTGTCTTCCAATTCTAATGTGACTACATTGTGGTCGCAGCCCTATACTTATATTGCACAGGCTAATCTCTGTGTGGAAGGGTTGGAAGCTTCTACAAATCTTAGTCCTAAAGTTAAAAGCCAGTTGCTGGGAGAAGCGAAGTTCCTACGGGCATTCTGTTATTTTTATCTGGTCAACTATTTTGGTGATGTACCTTTGATTCGGGGTACAAATGTGATGGAAAATAATACTAAACCCAGAACACCTCAGGCAGAAGTCTATGCCGCTATTATCGAAGACCTTAAAGATGCCAAAGAAAAACTATTTCCGGGTTATCCTCAGGTAGATAAAGCAGATGCTAACGGAGAACGTATACGTGCCAATAAAAGTGCTGCTTCCGCATTGCTGGCCCGTGCTTATCTCTATACCAAACAATGGGATCTGGCAGAAAAGGAATCCGGAGAAGTTATCGGTACTACACAATATAAGTTATTGCCGACAGCAGATCTGGATAAAGTATTTCAGGC
The Sphingobacterium spiritivorum genome window above contains:
- a CDS encoding FecR family protein — its product is MKTRIRYLLRRYFYNHATHQELVEFFDIVRSAQYDDELSILLKELYEELKREDPSLTFVDAEGNLMELPDRDRVQSTTDKVSGVSSIKRWMVGLSAALVVLFFSWGVYRIWGHRESEKHGEYVQVIKEAANDENKVLHLADGTTVWLNGSSRLEYPQNFEKGKPREVTLIGEAYFEVHKAADWPFIVHTGTISTTVVGTEFNVKAYPGMKDVMVAVKNGKVKVSKNDKLLAVLQKDQELRVPVIAPVQQMEEHILTDKMAGNWKDGYLEYEDESIASVLLDLQRIYQIEIILEKKEIADKAVTLSVRKDSGSLQVLEILCALTESRLKTDKTNYIIY
- a CDS encoding RagB/SusD family nutrient uptake outer membrane protein; translation: MRSYLYIFIGFIICSLTACESYLDAGPPKDQMPSELAFSDDKTATASVTGVFSRMNQLNYQFANVLSMILPAMSADEFVYAVASAPYDEFKNNAVLSSNSNVTTLWSQPYTYIAQANLCVEGLEASTNLSPKVKSQLLGEAKFLRAFCYFYLVNYFGDVPLIRGTNVMENNTKPRTPQAEVYAAIIEDLKDAKEKLFPGYPQVDKADANGERIRANKSAASALLARAYLYTKQWDLAEKESGEVIGTTQYKLLPTADLDKVFQANNQEAIWQLQVVNTAGGRNTWEGFLIVPAAPTSAPLFRLIPGYLYDAFENGDQRLTRWVGSMTTAAGVTHRYPYKYKIRTGVTPAKEYTMVLRLGEQYLIRAEARLMQNKWSLAQEDINAIRTRAGLQGLTLGDDAGALRKALEQERRVELFGEWGHRWLDLRRWPSETGQEGKTRADDILPALKPKWQSKAIYFPLPDVALRTNPNLVQN
- a CDS encoding RNA polymerase sigma-70 factor, whose translation is MSTGKRSDENKSRDTYRAKEEEPLRLLFNDVFYTYEKALFRLSLNTCKDEHVAHDIVHDVFLKLWEIRQQLHEIKSIESFLFTMTRNKIMDHLRKVASDARLRQAIWESMQNIVDNQPPPVEYKEYKEILRKAVDNLPEQRKAIYLMRDEGYNYQEIADEFDISRHTVKNQISAAMKSIRKVFSNFLSF
- a CDS encoding DUF808 domain-containing protein, yielding MASGIFAILDDIAALMDDVAVTSKIATQKTAGILGDDLAVNAEKATGFLSSRELPVLWAITKGSFINKLIIVPIALLLNVFFPVAIKFILVLGGFYLAYEGVEKIIEYFFHRSKKGHEVIEERQENNGDFEKAKIKSAVTTDFILSVEIVIIALGTVLDRSLTLQIITVSVVAILATVGVYGIVALIVRMDDAGYKLIKHSNNKGFLSKVGQLLVSSLPIIIKCLAVVGTVALILVSGGIFVHNIDYLHHIAPNVPSIVKEVSIGLIAGLLVVALVTASKKLFGMFRTAD
- a CDS encoding CatB-related O-acetyltransferase, whose product is MKEGKQKHWSIVEYLHETVTNTNIHIKGTKSYYSAAWTGSFEESVVRYLYGDTYSLKTWEPQWKIDQLYIGNYVCIGAEVIILMGGNNTHRSDWFSLYPFVETLETSYKTKGDTHICDGAWLGIRSVIMPGIRIGEGAIVAAGAIVTKDVAPYSIVGGNPAKLIGYRFPEETIAKLLDMQLYSWPEEKFEALKSYICASDIDQLVKAEQEYNL
- a CDS encoding DUF2071 domain-containing protein — protein: MKIPVIHGYIERRLLINYTADPEIISGILPTPFRPKLYKGKAIVGICLIRLKHIKPKGLPDILGIGSENAAHRIAVEWDEGDIIKEGVYIPRRDTSSRINSIAGGRIFPGKHHLATFEVKENLHAYHIDILSSDQTSVSISAEIASAFTKESIFGTLDEVADFFEKGCDGYSPNGKGFDGLRLHTYQWKVTPLTVGQVSSSFFENQSIFPENSIRFDNAILMENIEHEWHSLPVKIK
- a CDS encoding TonB-dependent receptor; the encoded protein is MKISLLALILTCVTTFAAYSSNAQNLRDVKASLPSETLKLKDALRQLEKQTKIRFTYMSSDVNQKTVQTNGKRTNLADILDDLLQNTDLQYQVINQTIIIKKENSERNSAEKITAGNQQQPVKGHILDEKGNKLAGVTVRLKGTNLVTSTNGNGYFEFSGASSTQPVLIVSYVGYQLLEQAYTSSSAEGIELRLQPDLGNLDEVTVIGYGTTSKRVSTGSTAGISSDIIQRAPVNNPLEALQGRIAGLEVNSSNGLPGASFNVRLRGINSLNENANAPLYIVDGVPYFSESLNVFTGDNGSQSPLAAINPADIERIDVLKDADATAIYGSRGANGVILITTKKGQTGKTQVSFNAYTGAGKVSNNLEMLSTAEYLELRREAFANSGGTPDPETPDLFQWNQTEDQNWQKLLMGNTGKLTEANFSASGGSELTTFLMSGTFRNETTVQPGNNGYKKGAGMLSINHRSSDNKFSISATANYTGDLNDALATDISQYFNLSPNLPIYDDGGDYYWYGNIQNPYAFLDRKSESRNKALLSSGTIRYSPLKGLNLSATVGYNHTALNQLQMYPKRSFNPQNSTVSMSYFGNSSISSYSIEPQASYTYQLGKGTFDVLAGTTWQQSVRDGQFLQAEDFTSDSQLDNINAAVTIRPRTFNYSKYRYQAAFARATYNYNNKYILNATFRRDGSSRFGPDKRVGNFGSVGAAWVFTEENWFKEAVPFMNFGKLRGSYGSTGNDQIGDYGFMDSWSYLNYPYGGVAGLYPTRVANPTYSWERNRKLEGGLELAFWNSRLTLNINHYYNKSDNQLISSTLSPQTGFSGYTANMPGIVENRGWEFEIGSTNYRTDDFEWKTNANLTISRNKLVAYPGLVGSGEEGRFAIGQPLDIVFGFQFTGVDPQTGLAQFADLNGDGKVDNNLGDQYVLGTHLPKFFGGLSNSFRYKNLDVSFLLQFVKQEGEMLNFGYMSPASLGSLANFDKSALRRWRNQGDVTDIPRAAALATDDGYKTYNTFYRHSDAQWGDASFIRLKNVMVSYDFTSLLSVLKTQRISLYAQGQNLFTITGYDGFDPETRGYVVPPLKYYTLGIRFTY